The Aspergillus flavus chromosome 6, complete sequence nucleotide sequence CAACAACCATGGCCAGTTTCATTACAGATGACGAGTTTCGCTCGCTTCACCAGAAGCTTCGCGCTGCCTTCACCGACAACCGAACTCGAGACGTCCGATGGCGCAAGTGGCAGTTGAAACAGCTGTTTTGGCTACTTGACGAGAATGAAGACGCTCTTGTCAAAGCCATGGCGGACGACCTGCACCGGCACGCCTTCGAGTCACTCTCCTACGACGTCAGCGATGTGAAGAATACCATCCTGACCATGCTCAAGAACGTGGATACCTGGTCTCAGGGCGCTCCGCCTCCCGAAGCAGGTCTCTTTTTCCGATATGTCGGCAAGGCCTGGATTCGAAAGGAGCCTAGGGGAGTtgtcctcatcatcggagCTTGGAACTACCCTCTCTCAACACTACTCTCCGTGGCAGCCGCAGCCATTGCAGCAGGAAACAGCGTCATACTCAAACCGTCGGAAATCGCTAGACACACTGAGCTACTGCTGAGCGAATTAGTCCCGACGTACCTCGACTCATCGGCGATCGCACTCATCCGTGCGGATCCTGCGTCCATGGGCACCATTTTAGAGTACAAGttcgattttattttctataccGGCAGCACGCGCGTCGGTCGCATCATCGCCGAAGCCGCTGCGAAGCACATCACCCCTACAGCTCTCGAGCTCGGCGGACAGGCTCCAGCAATTGTCACCAAATCAGCAGATATCGAGGTTACCGCGAAGAGGCTGGTGGCTGCCAAACTGACGAATCTCGGCCAGATCTGTGTTTGTGTCAACCATGTCTACGTGGATCCCGAAGTCCATGACTCGCTCGTCGCGCGTCTGATCTACTGGACCGAGCGGTTCTCCAAGGGTGACGGGTTGAATGGTCTTGCGCGGATGGTCGGTGAACGACAGTATGACCGACTCCATAATCTGCTCGAACACACCCAGGGCAAGAAGGTGTTTGAGGGGCCCCATTCCCGCAAGGAAAAACTCATCTTTCCAACAGTCGTCACAGACGTGAAGCTTGATGACTCGCTTCTTTCAGAAGAGCTATTTGGCCCCGTCTTGCCGGTCGTGAAAAAGACCGTCCCAGAAGTATTGGACATCCTGCGCGGCAGTCCATATCCACTGGGTCTGTATATTTTCTCGAATGATTCCACTGAGATTGACACCATCCtcaactccaccaactcTGGCGGCGTAACTATCAACGACGTTGCTATCCATGCGGACGTCCCGTCTGCGCCTTTCGGTGGCGTCGGCGACTCCGGCTACGGCGCTTACCATGGAAAATGGGGATTTGATACCTTTAGTCACAACCGCACTGTCGTCCGAGTGCCTGCCTGGATTGACCGCTTTGTACAGTGGCGATACCCGCCGTTCGATATTAAGAACCGGTCAGAGACTGATGCGCCTCGGCCTAGATTCAAGAAGGGGGAGACACTAGAGGATCAGGGGGGATCAGGGATGGGGTGCGTCGTGATGTAGTTCATAGTTCTTCAAGCATACGTTCTGCAATTTGATGTAAACTAAGGTCATGACATGTAAAACTCATCTCTTCCTAAGGCCTTGTCAATCGTGCGTAGTAGTCCCAGcactttctcctcctcgaacCTCCTGCCCATAACCTGCAAGCACACCGGTCCATCTTTGTACGTCTCTGGAGCGTCTATGGAGCGGTTAGCATCGTATCAGAATATGGTGGCAACCCGCTTGTTTGTAGGGTGACTCACATGTATCCCAATTCCGTTGGTCATAGTCTGACATGGGCTCGAAAGGGCTCTGTGGTTTGGCATCCAAGACAGAGTCTACTTGGGTAACGGGCACAGTGGCACAGGTCCATTCAAGTACATTAGAGATGGCCTCGTAGGTGAAATACTCCATCTTTCCATGAGGAGGAGCCACTGTACCGCCGGAGGGAAGAATGATGGCATCGACCGGCAGGCCCGTGGCGGTCTTCGATGCAGTGGCCTGCcaaatatctatatacttCTGACGAAGCAACTTTATCTTGACTGCGGCAGATTTATATTGTGCTACAGACAGGGTGGTCATTGCTTCGAGAGGAGTAATCTCTGCAATGAGAGGCTCATCCAACACGCTGAGTATCTTCCGGACTTCCTCGCCGCCGGTTgcaaagaaaatgggaaATGCAGCTTTCATAAGCTCCCGCCCATCCCAGGGGTCGATATCAATGACTTGATGGCCCGCGCGTATAAGAGCCTCCTTCATCTCTCTCATGCCCCGTAGAATGGGAGGGTTAGGAAGCACGACTGAATCGTGCGGCATAAATGCATAGCAAAGTGGGTGCGTCTTTCCCAGTCCCTCCTGGTATTCAGCCTCCCTCCATGGAATGCGAGCGCTGCTGAAGTCCCACTCCCACGGGCGCAGACCTAACAGCGTTCGCGTGTAAACTTCCAATCCGTCGACGCTGCGAGACATGGGGCCTGCTACACCTTGGATTATCATATTGCCATCTGAGTTCTCGGCCGAATGTTCGGGAAAGCGATTTGGAGAAGGGCAAAGCCCGTAAATCCCATTGAAGTTGGCCGGAGTGCGTATTGATCCTGCAATGTCGCTACCGATGCCTAGGGGACTGCCCCCTAGAGCGATCAGCGATCCTTCACCACCACTTGAACCACCAGCGGTTAGTCCTGTGTTGTAAGGGGTCGATGTGCGACCAAACACGAAGTTCACACACTCGCCTGACATCAATGTCTGGGGGACATTGGTTTTGCAATAAAACACGGCGCCAGCCTCGTGAAGCTTTGTGACTAGTCGGTCTTCGTAGTCAGGGATCTGACCAACTGTGGCTACAAACCCCAGTGTTGTTTCTTGTCCTGCGACGTTCATCACATCTTTCAAACTGATTGGGAGGCCGTGGAGAGGGCCGACGGTCCTTCCAGTAGTCTTCAAGAACTCATCCAGATTCCGAGCCCGGGCCACCGCGCGTTCGAAAAAGATCTCACTCAGGGGGTTGGTGAGGTAGTGGGCAATTGTTACTCGGGCGATGAAGGCTCGAAGGACAGCTTCGGCGGACCAGTGGCTACTCGAGAGGTTGGACAGCAGTTGACTGGGAGTTGACTCTGTGATCCGCAGTTGCTCCTCGGTCAGGAGACCGCAGCGAAGAGGAACATCTTTCACGTATGTGTCATCGGGCTTCAGATCAGGGACTGGCCCGGGCTGCCATTTGCGAATTTCAGCGTCTCGGGAAGCCCGCTTCTGGGCAGCGCGTTGTTCCCAGAGGGGTGGTTCGACCGACGACATGTTGTAAATCGATACGAGGTGACGGGTAAAGAGGTGGTGAGAAGTAGATACTTAAAGGCCAacttttcttctcatttttaGCAGAAGGGGCTGCTACATGGTGGACGTAGCTCTGCTGCTATGTGCCGGTATGGTGGGAATATGCCGCCGGCGACTTTTGATACTTTTAGGGTACAAGTGGGGCACCCTTGGAACTACTTCGGTTCTCCGATACGTGGCAGACATTCCTTTCTCCTACATTTTTCACCTTCCTGCCCAGCGCGACCACCTCATCACGATGTCGTCTAGGGCTTGCGATCGCTGCTGGGCCTTGGTAGTCCACTCCACTCCCTCTTTCGGGGAGGACTTGGTGCTAATGCGATACACGTGTAGAAGACGCAATGCGATTCCCAGAGCCCATGCGCCCGTTGTCGCCGCTTGGGGCTCCCCTGCCTCACTGAGCGTCCTGTGCGGGCAAAGGGACGCCCGAGGAAATCAGTATCCTCCCGGCAGGATAGGGCTGTCCGCGAGCCGTCCGTAGAGCCTGAATCTCAATCTAGTGGCCAGGAGATTAGATCGTCTGTGTCCACTGCGGATGTCTCTAGCATCCCACTAGATCCAAGTCTCATTGACAGCCTTCTTCAGCGGCTCCTATCATCTTCAAGGAAACTGGGCATTTTCGGGCTGCTGCCAGATAGTCTGCATGCCGACACCGAGGCCCGCGCCAACTTCTCTGTGCGCCAGATTTTGAACGCAGAATTACAAAACGCACTACTGGCAATAGCTCTCGATCTATATTGCTATCGACTTCCGGAGACTGTCGCAGGTTCTCTTGCTGTGAGCCGAGACCACCTCCAGATGAGGGCACTCGCCGACACCCCATGTCTGACATGGAAAAGCCATGAGTTGCAACTAGGGAACGCTCTTCTCTTGCTTCTCTTCAGCTACACGTGGTGCTTGAACTCGGAGTTTGCTGATATTGCCGTCCGCTGGCTTTCGCTCTCTCGCATCATACACGAAGACATCTCGAAATCGTCCATCCAAGATGACGACTGGAACGAATTGACTCGACGGTGAGTTCCGCCCAGAAACAGACCTCGAAACCAATAGGCTCATTGGCGACAGCACTGAGATGTCTCTATATATCCAAGACGCGTACGTTAGGGAccatcttttcttcctcggacTATCGCTGATAAATAAGGGATCACCAGCATATTGGCGTTGCTGCACAATCAGAGGAAACCGAGCTGCCCATTCCAAGTCTGCACCAAATCACAGGTTGCTGACAATATATGGCATGCTTCCTCGCCCTTGAATTCAGTCCCAACAGAGCTGTGGACACTCGAAGCGAGTAGTTATTTTGTCATGATGCATCCCCTAGTGAAGTAGCTAGCTATAGCCCCCTCATCCTTTGCACATTTGGATTCTGGTCATTAATGGTTCCTTAGCTGCATGCGAGCGGTTATTGAAGCACCCTCATTTGGTAGTCGAGCGTGGACTACTATCAGAAACGACCTATGCAATTATTTTTTTCGATTCCCCCCAGCACTGCTGCGGTTCGAGGACTTGACGTACGCCTATGAAGCAGAGGCGATGATCTGGATGCACGGGCTGTTTATTATCTTATGTACGAATCCACGTTCAACCCATCCGGTGGAAGACTAATACATGGTCTAGATGGGACTCGAGACTTGGTTGATCTGATTATGAACCCTGTTTATCATGAGGCCGACCGTTTCAGCTACCTCCTTGAAcactccctcctcctcggagaTGTATGTCCTATTGTGCTGGAGTCTAATCTACAAGCTAACTCCTCAGGTTCTGCCTACCGTTCTCTCTCTCGATCCATACTTGGAAAGCCTCTCGCCTGCTACTAtaatcttcctcctccagtcCACCACCATCCATGCAATAGCTCTTCGTCAATTCTTCTCCGACAACAGCAACCATGCCCTCC carries:
- a CDS encoding putative amidase, which translates into the protein MSSVEPPLWEQRAAQKRASRDAEIRKWQPGPVPDLKPDDTYVKDVPLRCGLLTEEQLRITESTPSQLLSNLSSSHWSAEAVLRAFIARVTIAHYLTNPLSEIFFERAVARARNLDEFLKTTGRTVGPLHGLPISLKDVMNVAGQETTLGFVATVGQIPDYEDRLVTKLHEAGAVFYCKTNVPQTLMSGECVNFVFGRTSTPYNTGLTAGGSSGGEGSLIALGGSPLGIGSDIAGSIRTPANFNGIYGLCPSPNRFPEHSAENSDGNMIIQGVAGPMSRSVDGLEVYTRTLLGLRPWEWDFSSARIPWREAEYQEGLGKTHPLCYAFMPHDSVVLPNPPILRGMREMKEALIRAGHQVIDIDPWDGRELMKAAFPIFFATGGEEVRKILSVLDEPLIAEITPLEAMTTLSVAQYKSAAVKIKLLRQKYIDIWQATASKTATGLPVDAIILPSGGTVAPPHGKMEYFTYEAISNVLEWTCATVPVTQVDSVLDAKPQSPFEPMSDYDQRNWDTYAPETYKDGPVCLQVMGRRFEEEKVLGLLRTIDKALGRDEFYMS
- a CDS encoding putative succinate semialdehyde dehydrogenase; translated protein: MASFITDDEFRSLHQKLRAAFTDNRTRDVRWRKWQLKQLFWLLDENEDALVKAMADDLHRHAFESLSYDVSDVKNTILTMLKNVDTWSQGAPPPEAGLFFRYVGKAWIRKEPRGVVLIIGAWNYPLSTLLSVAAAAIAAGNSVILKPSEIARHTELLLSELVPTYLDSSAIALIRADPASMGTILEYKFDFIFYTGSTRVGRIIAEAAAKHITPTALELGGQAPAIVTKSADIEVTAKRLVAAKLTNLGQICVCVNHVYVDPEVHDSLVARLIYWTERFSKGDGLNGLARMVGERQYDRLHNLLEHTQGKKVFEGPHSRKEKLIFPTVVTDVKLDDSLLSEELFGPVLPVVKKTVPEVLDILRGSPYPLGLYIFSNDSTEIDTILNSTNSGGVTINDVAIHADVPSAPFGGVGDSGYGAYHGKWGFDTFSHNRTVVRVPAWIDRFVQWRYPPFDIKNRSETDAPRPRFKKGETLEDQGGSGMGCVVM